A genomic stretch from Marinimicrobium sp. C6131 includes:
- a CDS encoding ISL3-like element ISPpu12 family transposase — MTELPDNILHLPQYQVLGCKSTDDEMHFQVDVPDPIACEECGVQGEFVRFGKRDVPYRDLPIHGKRVTLWVVRRRYTCRACKTTFRPQLPEMVDGFRMTLRLHEYVEKESFNHPYTFVAAQTGLDEKTVRDIFNARAEFLGRWHRFETPRILGIDELYLNKRYRCILTNIEERTLLDLLATRRQDVVTNYLMKLKDRQKVEIVSMDMWNPYRAAVKAVLPQARIVVDKFHVVRMANDALERVRKGLRKELKPSQSRTLKGDRKILLKRAHEVSDREGLIMETWTGAFPQLLAAYEHKERFYGIWDATTRLQAEAALDEWIATIPKGQKEVWSDLVRAVGNWREETMTYFETDMPVTNAYTESINRLAKDKNREGRGYSFEVMRARMLYTTKHKKKAPTAKVSPFYKKTIGYGLPDFAEELNYGVDLSTI, encoded by the coding sequence ATGACCGAACTTCCCGACAACATCCTTCACCTGCCGCAATACCAAGTACTGGGCTGCAAATCAACCGACGACGAAATGCACTTCCAGGTGGACGTGCCCGATCCCATCGCCTGCGAGGAATGCGGCGTGCAGGGTGAGTTCGTACGGTTCGGCAAGCGTGACGTTCCCTATCGTGATCTGCCCATCCACGGCAAGCGGGTCACTCTCTGGGTGGTCCGCCGCCGATACACCTGCCGGGCCTGCAAGACAACATTCAGGCCCCAGCTACCGGAGATGGTGGACGGATTCCGTATGACACTGCGGCTGCATGAGTACGTGGAGAAGGAATCCTTCAACCACCCCTACACCTTTGTGGCGGCACAGACCGGCCTGGACGAGAAGACGGTGCGCGACATCTTCAACGCCCGCGCCGAGTTCCTGGGGCGCTGGCACCGCTTCGAGACGCCCCGCATCCTGGGCATTGACGAGCTATACCTGAACAAGCGCTACCGCTGCATTCTGACCAACATTGAGGAGCGAACCCTGCTCGACCTGCTGGCCACCCGCCGCCAGGACGTGGTGACCAACTACCTGATGAAGCTGAAAGACCGGCAGAAGGTCGAGATCGTCAGCATGGACATGTGGAACCCCTACCGGGCAGCGGTCAAGGCTGTGCTGCCCCAGGCCCGTATCGTGGTCGATAAGTTCCATGTGGTGCGCATGGCCAACGATGCCCTAGAGAGAGTGCGCAAGGGCCTCAGAAAGGAGCTGAAACCGTCCCAGAGCCGGACTCTCAAGGGAGACCGGAAAATCCTGCTGAAACGCGCTCACGAAGTCTCAGACCGGGAGGGCCTCATCATGGAGACCTGGACAGGCGCGTTCCCGCAACTGCTGGCCGCCTACGAGCACAAGGAGCGCTTCTACGGCATCTGGGACGCCACCACACGGCTCCAGGCAGAAGCCGCCCTGGACGAGTGGATAGCCACCATCCCGAAGGGCCAAAAGGAAGTCTGGAGCGATCTGGTCAGGGCAGTGGGAAACTGGCGCGAAGAGACCATGACCTACTTCGAGACGGACATGCCCGTCACCAACGCTTACACGGAGTCCATCAACCGACTGGCCAAGGACAAGAACCGTGAAGGGCGCGGTTACTCCTTCGAGGTGATGCGGGCACGAATGCTCTACACCACGAAGCACAAGAAGAAGGCACCGACTGCGAAGGTCTCTCCTTTCTACAAGAAAACCATCGGTTACGGACTGCCGGACTTCGCAGAGGAACTCAACTACGGAGTCGATCTATCAACCATCTGA
- the cadR gene encoding Cd(II)/Pb(II)-responsive transcriptional regulator: protein MRIGQLAQLVGVETQTIRFYEQQGLLPPPDRQDNGYRVYTEKHGEGLAFIRRCRILGLSLAEIHELQSYQDDPHQPCTAVNALLDDHISHVRSQITALQALEKQLVSLRASCNDDREVEACGVLAGISEGNMHQQ from the coding sequence ATGCGCATTGGTCAGTTGGCGCAGTTGGTAGGGGTCGAAACACAGACGATCCGCTTCTATGAACAGCAGGGCTTGTTGCCGCCGCCTGATCGGCAGGACAACGGTTACCGTGTCTATACCGAGAAGCATGGTGAGGGGCTGGCCTTCATCCGTCGCTGCAGAATCCTGGGCCTGTCACTGGCTGAGATTCACGAACTACAGAGCTATCAGGACGACCCTCATCAGCCTTGTACCGCCGTCAACGCCTTGCTCGATGATCACATCTCTCATGTGCGGTCGCAGATAACCGCTCTGCAAGCGCTTGAGAAACAACTCGTTTCACTGAGAGCGAGTTGCAACGATGACCGGGAAGTTGAGGCGTGTGGGGTTCTTGCTGGAATTAGCGAAGGAAACATGCACCAGCAGTAG
- a CDS encoding recombinase family protein — translation MFIRAYLRASTQEQNAERARELLVQFAANHGQRIAAFYVENVSGATLHRPELMKLIADSGEGDIVLVEQIDRLARLKQSDWDSLKQKLAAKRLAIVSPELPTSWLALEKKDDTGFTDSILRAVNAMMLDMLAAVARKDYEDRRRRQFQGIHKAKTEGKYQGRQPDLKRRQHIASLLKSGHSYSEIQEMLSCSRHLIASVAKEQRQADAAA, via the coding sequence ATGTTTATTCGAGCCTACCTGCGGGCATCCACGCAGGAACAGAACGCGGAGCGAGCCCGGGAGTTACTGGTACAGTTCGCAGCCAACCACGGTCAGCGTATTGCCGCTTTCTACGTGGAGAATGTGTCCGGCGCTACCCTGCACCGCCCCGAGCTGATGAAACTAATCGCAGATTCTGGCGAGGGCGACATCGTTCTGGTCGAACAAATTGATCGGCTGGCTCGCCTCAAACAGAGTGACTGGGACTCCCTCAAGCAAAAGCTGGCCGCCAAGCGGTTAGCCATCGTCTCCCCGGAATTACCGACCAGTTGGCTCGCCCTGGAAAAGAAGGACGACACCGGTTTCACCGACTCCATTCTACGAGCGGTCAACGCCATGATGCTCGACATGCTGGCTGCCGTGGCCCGCAAAGATTACGAAGACCGTCGGCGCCGGCAGTTCCAGGGCATCCATAAAGCAAAAACGGAGGGTAAGTACCAGGGGCGGCAGCCAGACCTGAAGCGCAGGCAACACATCGCCAGTCTTCTCAAGAGCGGCCACAGCTACAGCGAAATACAGGAGATGCTGAGCTGCTCCCGGCACTTGATTGCGTCTGTCGCCAAAGAACAAAGACAGGCCGATGCTGCGGCCTGA
- the lspA gene encoding signal peptidase II — protein sequence MLIIGKKLSPYALLSISGLLAASDQAVKWLVQQSMAYGEYVSVTPFFNWVHLWNTGAAFSLFANGGGWQRYLFIGIAVVVSIFLIKLILENRHKGEAIAYSLILGGAMGNLIDRVFRGYVVDSFDFYWRDWHWPAFNLADIAIVLGALLFVSSSLLGKKANTNAEPDGSD from the coding sequence ATGCTCATTATTGGCAAAAAGCTCTCGCCGTATGCCCTATTGTCCATATCGGGCCTGCTGGCAGCGTCTGATCAGGCTGTAAAGTGGCTGGTGCAGCAATCAATGGCCTATGGCGAGTATGTTTCGGTGACCCCGTTCTTTAACTGGGTGCACCTATGGAACACCGGTGCCGCATTCAGTCTTTTTGCGAATGGTGGAGGCTGGCAGCGCTACTTATTTATCGGAATCGCGGTAGTGGTCTCGATTTTTCTGATCAAGCTGATCCTTGAAAATCGTCATAAAGGAGAAGCCATCGCTTACAGTCTTATCCTCGGTGGCGCCATGGGCAACCTGATTGACCGGGTCTTTCGCGGCTATGTTGTGGATTCCTTTGATTTCTATTGGCGAGACTGGCATTGGCCGGCCTTCAACCTGGCTGATATTGCAATTGTCCTCGGTGCCTTACTTTTCGTTTCCAGCAGCTTGTTGGGTAAAAAAGCAAACACCAATGCCGAGCCGGATGGATCTGACTGA
- a CDS encoding cation transporter encodes MSKSCGGACGGDATSAADTDIQASSEAPGRWVSVYAVPKMDCPSEERMIRLALNGFEEIRALSFDLSNRRLKVVHDGEVEPVTSKLKTLGLDASLQETVAANPETIKAAEFSAASAKQESGTLRWLLGINALLFVVEMTAGLIAQSTGLIGESLDNFADAAVYGLALYAVGHSVKMQVRAAHLAGVLQLILAVGVLVEVVRRFVFGSEPESLVMMAIAFVALIANTSCLLLISKHREGGAHMKASWIFSANDVVINLGVITAGALVAWTGSNYPDLIIGTIAGGIVLNGARRILALKG; translated from the coding sequence ATGAGCAAATCCTGTGGTGGCGCCTGTGGCGGTGATGCAACGTCCGCAGCGGATACCGATATACAGGCCTCCTCCGAGGCGCCAGGGAGATGGGTCAGTGTTTATGCCGTGCCGAAGATGGACTGTCCATCAGAAGAACGAATGATTCGCCTAGCCCTGAACGGCTTTGAGGAGATTCGGGCGCTGTCCTTCGACTTGTCGAACCGCCGGCTGAAGGTCGTGCATGACGGCGAGGTCGAGCCCGTCACCTCGAAACTGAAGACCTTGGGGCTAGACGCCTCGCTTCAGGAAACCGTCGCTGCAAATCCGGAGACCATCAAGGCCGCCGAGTTTTCGGCAGCTTCTGCTAAGCAAGAATCCGGGACCCTGCGCTGGTTGCTCGGCATCAATGCACTTCTGTTCGTGGTGGAAATGACTGCCGGTCTGATCGCCCAGTCCACCGGCCTGATTGGAGAATCCCTGGACAATTTTGCCGATGCGGCGGTGTACGGGCTTGCCCTTTATGCGGTTGGACATAGCGTGAAAATGCAGGTACGTGCCGCGCATCTTGCTGGTGTACTGCAACTGATCTTGGCTGTGGGCGTGCTCGTAGAGGTGGTGAGACGCTTTGTATTCGGTAGTGAGCCTGAATCGCTGGTGATGATGGCTATCGCATTCGTCGCATTGATTGCCAATACCAGTTGTCTGCTGCTCATATCCAAACATCGGGAAGGCGGGGCGCACATGAAGGCAAGCTGGATATTCTCGGCCAACGACGTGGTGATCAACCTGGGGGTCATCACCGCCGGCGCCCTGGTCGCGTGGACCGGTTCCAATTATCCGGATCTGATTATCGGCACCATCGCGGGGGGCATTGTACTTAACGGTGCCAGACGCATTTTGGCGTTGAAGGGTTAA